The following proteins are co-located in the Telopea speciosissima isolate NSW1024214 ecotype Mountain lineage chromosome 9, Tspe_v1, whole genome shotgun sequence genome:
- the LOC122639866 gene encoding uncharacterized protein LOC122639866: MDTSSVQSPPSVEENEWDTEGYVIPSLEGDLSKPDVPEVNDLKLFPKIGQDKKEEEKIYLGPHGAPPSQAKQQELNATGRKQRFKQKLKEAERKYTGSGRENKMDSLQELVGGSKVNVSTSKSSSTEWLDPHCHESQFERSY, encoded by the exons ATGGATACATCTTCCGTTCAGTCTCCTCCGTCAGTCGAAGAAAATGAATGGG ACACTGAAGGGTATGTTATACCAAGCTTGGAAGGAGACTTGAGTAAGCCTGATGTTCCAGAAGTTAATGACTTGAAACTTTTTCCCAAG ATTGGGCAggacaagaaggaagaagaaaagatctACTTGGGACCACACGGTGCTCCTCCTTCACAAGCAAAGCAGCAAGAGTTGAACGCAACTGGGCGGAAGCAGCGATTTAAGCAGAAGTTGAAGGAAGCAGAGAGGAAGTACACAGGATCAGGGCGGGAGAATAAGATGGATAGCCTGCAAGAACTTGTTGGTGGCAGCAAAGTAAATGTTAGCACGTCAAAGagttcctcaacagaatggctTGATCCACATTGCCATGAGTCTCAGTTTGAGAGGTCTTATTAG